Proteins encoded by one window of Portunus trituberculatus isolate SZX2019 chromosome 27, ASM1759143v1, whole genome shotgun sequence:
- the LOC123509694 gene encoding uncharacterized protein LOC123509694: protein MTRLVFLAMVAAMVVDVMAKPACENNMSTAQLRDLPLVKKPLSELLAKVSDDQLATRVYECFTQDGMDCGPCRQGELGQVVALLPVMLVDCQSSISNVCPSDLKEKSAKVVNAMSSTYRGTRYNEILLRL from the exons AT GACTCGTCTCGTGTTCCTGGCGATGGTGGCAGCCATGGTTGTGGACGTCATGGCAAAACCAGCTTGTGAAAATAATATGTCTACAGCTCAACTTAGAGATCTCCCTCTCGTAAAAAAACCTCTATCAGAACTTCTTGCTAAAGTGTCAGACGATCAGCTTGCAACTCGAGTTTACGAATGCTTTACTCAAGATGGTATGGACTGTGGTCCTTGCCGGCAAGGAGAACTAGGACAAGTCGTCG CACTGCTGCCTGTCATGCTGGTAGACTGCCAGTCTAGTATCTCAAATGTGTGCCCATCTGATCTGAAAGAAAAGTCTGCCAAAGTCGTCAATGCGATGTCATCCACTTACAGAGGTACTAGATACAATGAGATCCTATTGAGGCTGTAG